A single window of Anaerocolumna chitinilytica DNA harbors:
- a CDS encoding DUF3137 domain-containing protein, producing the protein MSVLREIFGPSKREVWSQLSEFIGADYVDGGFFGKNKVVVHVKEWTITLDTYTVSTGKSSITYTRMRAPYINKDGLYFRIYKAGIFSDLGRLLGMQDIQIGFEEFDSDYVIKGNNTDKIRELFSKTSIRSLIELQPRFSLQIKDDEGWFGESFPEGVDELYFSVAGVIRDIDLLKALFDLFADVLDYMCEIGSAYESNPNVELR; encoded by the coding sequence ATGAGTGTTTTAAGAGAAATCTTTGGACCAAGTAAAAGAGAGGTATGGAGCCAACTAAGCGAATTCATTGGAGCTGATTACGTTGATGGAGGTTTTTTTGGTAAAAATAAAGTAGTGGTTCATGTAAAAGAATGGACGATTACCCTTGATACATATACTGTCTCTACAGGGAAATCCTCTATAACCTATACCCGTATGAGAGCTCCTTATATTAATAAAGACGGGCTGTATTTTAGGATATACAAAGCAGGTATCTTTAGTGACCTTGGAAGGCTTCTAGGAATGCAGGATATCCAAATTGGTTTTGAAGAATTTGATTCCGATTATGTAATAAAGGGAAATAATACTGATAAAATCCGGGAATTATTTTCTAAAACAAGTATCAGAAGCCTGATTGAGCTGCAGCCGAGATTTTCTCTTCAGATTAAGGATGATGAAGGCTGGTTTGGTGAGAGCTTTCCTGAGGGAGTAGATGAACTGTATTTCAGTGTTGCCGGTGTTATCAGGGATATTGATTTGCTGAAAGCATTATTTGATCTGTTTGCTGATGTTCTGGACTACATGTGCGAAATTGGTTCCGCCTACGAAAGTAATCCTAATGTTGAGCTCCGTTAG
- a CDS encoding TetR/AcrR family transcriptional regulator has protein sequence MNTKTSRSQKKEQTKALLISTAYEIFSERGIQAVRMSDIASAANVSHGTVFLHFNTQEALIAEVVQYYCRQIAACTHELSEGCHTLRELLSAHLEAISKYELFYKRLVIESRMLPIEARDAFIAIQSALSFHFSLVLEKEDVPSLPASILFNMWMGLVHYYLMNDDLFAPQGQVIARYKTILTDTFLSLLEKESHPRITN, from the coding sequence ATGAATACAAAGACATCCAGAAGCCAAAAAAAAGAGCAAACAAAAGCTTTACTTATAAGTACCGCTTACGAAATCTTCTCTGAGAGAGGAATTCAAGCTGTCAGAATGTCCGATATTGCATCAGCGGCCAATGTCTCCCACGGGACAGTCTTCCTGCACTTTAACACCCAGGAAGCATTGATTGCTGAGGTCGTTCAATACTATTGCCGCCAGATTGCTGCCTGTACCCATGAACTTTCAGAGGGTTGCCATACCTTAAGGGAACTGCTGTCAGCCCATTTGGAGGCGATTTCGAAATATGAGTTGTTTTATAAAAGGCTCGTAATTGAAAGCCGAATGCTTCCGATAGAAGCAAGAGACGCCTTTATAGCCATTCAATCAGCCTTATCTTTTCATTTTAGTCTGGTTCTGGAAAAGGAAGATGTACCTTCTCTTCCGGCAAGTATTTTATTTAATATGTGGATGGGGCTGGTGCATTATTATTTGATGAACGACGATTTATTCGCACCCCAGGGACAAGTTATAGCGCGATATAAAACGATACTGACAGATACATTTCTATCTCTCCTGGAAAAGGAAAGCCATCCAAGAATTACAAATTAG
- a CDS encoding carboxymuconolactone decarboxylase family protein, whose protein sequence is MNKINPFMFLKQEAPEVSDAFNNLLSAIGTKGTLDDKTRQLIFIGIKSSQGDIPAVIGHVPMAKQAGATREEIRDTIIMTLAISGTQGVSSCLVPAMECFDNLS, encoded by the coding sequence ATGAATAAAATAAATCCATTTATGTTTTTAAAGCAAGAGGCGCCGGAAGTATCCGATGCTTTTAACAATTTATTGTCTGCTATTGGAACAAAAGGAACTCTGGATGATAAGACAAGGCAGCTCATATTTATTGGGATTAAATCATCTCAAGGCGACATTCCTGCTGTTATAGGGCATGTTCCTATGGCAAAGCAGGCTGGTGCAACCAGAGAAGAAATCCGTGATACCATTATTATGACACTGGCGATTTCCGGAACACAAGGTGTGAGCAGTTGTCTTGTACCTGCTATGGAATGTTTTGATAATTTATCTTAA
- a CDS encoding SGNH/GDSL hydrolase family protein produces the protein MKEYKLDEIKYLKIHGRTAGSLSPLPLFWTGSGIELNTKGAELWIEVEVDYELYEPWLGVFINSAQVSRQMLLKGRYWLCLYRGMNESTVKNVRIIREVQAMNGDPACSLVVHAVRLEGEFLPIEEKKLKIEFIGDSITSGEGVVGAKEEEDWISMWFSASENYTLLTANALKADYRVISESGWGVLTSWDNNPDYSIPQYYEKVCGVLTGEKNEGLGAQKENDFDAWQPDIVVVNLGTNDNSAFNSPEWRDEAGRSHKQRLNEDGSFNEEDLDAFEAAVENFLIKLRKYNKTAHIVWAYGMLGNALMPAIYRAVDKYRKLSSDKKVSVLQLPDTTEKTVGARSHPGILSHKKAAEELSVYLNKLINTMN, from the coding sequence ATGAAAGAGTATAAATTGGATGAAATAAAATACCTAAAAATACATGGAAGGACTGCAGGGAGTCTGTCACCTTTGCCTTTGTTTTGGACTGGCAGCGGGATAGAGTTAAATACAAAAGGCGCTGAACTTTGGATAGAAGTAGAAGTTGATTATGAGTTATATGAACCATGGCTTGGCGTATTTATTAATTCAGCTCAGGTCAGCAGACAAATGCTTCTAAAGGGAAGATACTGGCTCTGCCTCTACCGTGGAATGAATGAAAGCACAGTAAAGAATGTTCGTATTATACGAGAAGTTCAGGCTATGAACGGAGACCCTGCCTGCTCTCTTGTAGTTCATGCTGTAAGGCTTGAGGGTGAATTCCTGCCCATAGAAGAGAAAAAGTTAAAAATAGAATTTATCGGGGATAGTATCACCTCCGGTGAAGGGGTAGTAGGAGCAAAAGAGGAAGAAGATTGGATATCCATGTGGTTTAGTGCATCGGAGAATTATACCCTGCTAACGGCCAATGCCTTGAAAGCAGATTACCGGGTAATATCAGAGAGCGGCTGGGGAGTTCTTACTAGCTGGGATAATAATCCGGATTACAGTATCCCACAATATTATGAAAAGGTCTGCGGTGTGCTTACAGGCGAGAAGAATGAAGGGTTAGGAGCACAAAAGGAGAATGATTTTGATGCCTGGCAGCCGGATATTGTCGTTGTAAACCTTGGAACCAATGACAATTCGGCATTTAATTCACCTGAGTGGAGGGATGAAGCCGGGAGAAGCCATAAGCAGAGACTGAACGAGGATGGCAGTTTTAATGAGGAGGATTTAGACGCTTTTGAAGCTGCGGTAGAAAACTTTCTAATTAAGCTAAGAAAATATAATAAAACTGCTCATATTGTATGGGCTTATGGAATGCTTGGTAATGCTCTTATGCCAGCCATTTATCGTGCAGTTGATAAGTACCGGAAGCTTAGCAGTGACAAAAAGGTATCGGTATTACAATTACCGGATACAACGGAAAAGACTGTTGGCGCCAGAAGCCATCCAGGAATATTGTCCCATAAAAAGGCGGCAGAGGAATTAAGCGTCTATCTGAATAAGCTGATTAATACTATGAATTAA
- a CDS encoding helix-turn-helix domain-containing protein yields MPINNVIREKRKELGLTQEQLADYLGVSAPAVNKWEKGGTYPDISLLPALARLLKVDMNTLMGFHEGLTKQEISSISKNVVDEIKANGYSAGFKMLMEKIQEYPNCYELIHTAAMLLDGSLLYYGAGISDREYYENQITTLYERAAKGDDEQIREKACFMLVSNYIKHSEYDKAQEMLDLLPDKSALDKRNFQAQILINQNKLTEAAILLERKLIMEVNDLHMTLVSLMDISIKENNIQNAAYQVEVYRQSAKIFDLWDYNSYIAPLELALNLKNIPDSVSNLKAMLDAIFQPWDMKSSPLYSHIGISYPQENTGRLMLSPLLSELETNPRYDFLRTNEEFTKLLKQYRAKYPE; encoded by the coding sequence ATGCCGATTAATAACGTAATTCGTGAAAAAAGAAAAGAACTTGGATTAACACAGGAACAGCTAGCCGATTATCTTGGCGTGTCTGCTCCTGCCGTAAACAAATGGGAAAAGGGCGGTACCTATCCCGATATTTCGCTGTTGCCCGCTCTTGCAAGACTTTTAAAGGTGGACATGAATACCTTAATGGGTTTTCACGAAGGGCTTACCAAACAAGAAATTTCCTCTATCAGCAAAAACGTGGTGGATGAGATAAAGGCAAACGGCTATAGTGCTGGTTTTAAAATGCTAATGGAAAAGATACAAGAATACCCTAATTGCTATGAATTAATTCATACTGCTGCAATGCTCTTAGACGGTTCTCTCCTGTATTATGGCGCCGGGATTTCCGACAGAGAATATTATGAAAACCAGATTACAACCCTTTATGAACGTGCTGCAAAAGGTGATGATGAACAGATTCGAGAGAAAGCTTGCTTTATGCTGGTTTCAAATTATATAAAACACTCTGAGTACGACAAAGCCCAGGAGATGCTTGATCTTCTGCCGGATAAATCGGCATTGGATAAAAGAAACTTCCAGGCTCAGATTCTGATAAACCAGAATAAGCTTACAGAAGCTGCCATACTGTTGGAAAGAAAGTTAATCATGGAGGTCAACGACTTGCATATGACACTCGTGAGTCTTATGGATATCTCTATAAAAGAGAATAATATTCAAAATGCTGCTTATCAGGTTGAGGTATATCGGCAGAGTGCAAAGATTTTTGATTTATGGGATTACAATTCCTATATTGCTCCTTTGGAATTAGCCTTGAATCTAAAGAATATTCCGGATTCGGTGTCCAATCTGAAAGCTATGCTTGATGCTATCTTTCAGCCCTGGGATATGAAAAGTTCACCATTATATAGTCATATCGGTATTTCCTATCCCCAAGAAAATACCGGAAGATTAATGCTGTCTCCACTGCTTTCAGAGCTTGAAACCAATCCCAGATATGATTTTTTACGTACAAACGAGGAATTTACAAAGCTTCTGAAACAATACAGAGCCAAATATCCGGAATAA
- a CDS encoding HD-GYP domain-containing protein, whose amino-acid sequence MKNKRFFPFKYKLFILLFFSVFLVSSILASFQFYIMHNNMEDDFSQKQKLVHDRALNMIKNADYVNLLNEKPIEEEAEIILRKVWNEYKEDKNIDFNLSSFINGKDDYQLYIIDSSNTVIRATDPEDLGLNFTGYTDFLNYLDVIRASGIFSTSRVSLSINSGDLMKYCYISSYDGKYIFETGTKMETDKTSNVAFEDFEHQLLDENSFISSILLYDYQGVSYKKDAAGKNIKISSNHEDYFKQALDTMKTVEVTGTYLNAPAHYEYIPYEIVGARGANERNVIEIIYNNREARNKLRYMEGVVALVVILSSAVVASIGYYIASRLVKPIEELTIGAKEVAEGNLSYRFKMKINDETAILGKQFNHMTEELSRLLDERYKYEKNLQTKNQEIFNQKEEISALYEETSALNEELEDMLRQNSESYFETVRALANAIDEKDAYTGGHCERVMEYSMVIAAEMGLNESEMNDLKFGSILHDIGKIGIAENILNKEGKLSQEEYGEIKKHPIKGDNILKNLNFLTNCRRIIHEHHERIDGKGYPGGLDGDHIYFLAKIVCVADAYDAMTSCRPYRNGELSKEQAIEEMLRNKGTQFDPEIVDAFISYLKREE is encoded by the coding sequence ATGAAAAACAAAAGGTTTTTTCCGTTTAAGTATAAGCTTTTCATATTGCTTTTTTTTAGTGTGTTTTTAGTTTCAAGCATTTTGGCTTCTTTTCAATTTTATATCATGCACAACAATATGGAAGATGATTTTAGTCAGAAACAAAAATTGGTCCACGACAGAGCCTTGAACATGATTAAGAATGCTGATTATGTAAATTTACTGAATGAAAAGCCTATTGAAGAGGAAGCTGAAATTATACTGAGGAAGGTCTGGAACGAATACAAAGAGGATAAAAATATCGATTTTAATCTTTCCTCTTTTATAAATGGCAAGGACGATTATCAACTATATATTATAGATAGCAGCAATACTGTAATTCGTGCAACGGACCCAGAAGATCTGGGATTGAATTTTACCGGATATACGGATTTCTTGAACTATTTGGATGTAATTCGTGCTTCTGGTATATTCTCAACTTCTCGCGTTAGTCTCTCCATAAATTCGGGAGATTTGATGAAATATTGCTATATCAGTTCTTATGATGGTAAGTACATCTTTGAAACCGGAACGAAAATGGAAACAGATAAAACCTCTAATGTTGCTTTTGAAGATTTTGAACATCAGCTCCTGGATGAAAATAGCTTTATAAGCAGTATATTATTATATGATTATCAGGGGGTTTCCTATAAAAAAGATGCTGCCGGAAAGAATATTAAAATATCTTCAAACCATGAAGACTATTTTAAACAAGCCCTTGATACCATGAAGACAGTTGAAGTTACAGGAACTTACCTAAATGCCCCGGCACATTATGAGTATATTCCCTATGAGATCGTAGGAGCCAGAGGAGCGAATGAGAGAAATGTTATTGAAATTATTTACAACAACCGTGAAGCAAGGAATAAGCTGCGCTATATGGAAGGGGTAGTCGCACTGGTAGTAATCCTTAGTTCAGCAGTTGTGGCATCTATTGGGTATTATATCGCAAGCAGACTTGTAAAGCCCATTGAAGAATTAACAATAGGCGCCAAGGAGGTTGCGGAAGGTAATCTTTCTTATCGTTTTAAAATGAAAATCAATGATGAGACTGCAATTCTTGGGAAGCAGTTTAACCATATGACAGAAGAGCTAAGCAGATTATTGGATGAGCGGTATAAATATGAAAAAAATCTTCAGACTAAAAATCAAGAAATATTTAATCAAAAAGAGGAAATATCGGCTCTTTATGAAGAAACCTCTGCGCTAAATGAGGAGTTGGAAGACATGCTACGGCAGAATTCGGAGAGCTATTTTGAAACAGTGAGAGCATTGGCTAATGCCATCGATGAAAAGGACGCATATACAGGCGGCCATTGTGAAAGAGTAATGGAATACTCGATGGTGATTGCAGCTGAGATGGGACTGAATGAAAGTGAAATGAATGACTTGAAGTTTGGCAGTATCCTTCATGATATTGGGAAAATAGGAATAGCGGAGAATATTCTTAACAAGGAAGGCAAGCTAAGTCAGGAAGAGTATGGTGAGATCAAGAAGCATCCTATTAAAGGTGATAATATACTAAAGAATCTGAACTTTTTAACGAATTGCCGCAGAATTATCCATGAACACCATGAAAGAATAGATGGGAAGGGATATCCCGGTGGTCTGGATGGAGACCATATTTATTTTCTGGCTAAAATAGTATGTGTGGCAGATGCTTATGATGCAATGACAAGCTGCAGGCCTTACCGAAACGGCGAGCTTTCGAAAGAACAGGCGATAGAAGAGATGTTAAGGAATAAAGGAACGCAGTTTGATCCTGAAATTGTAGATGCCTTTATCAGTTACCTTAAAAGAGAAGAATAA
- a CDS encoding amidohydrolase: protein MLLIKNGKILTMAGKTYEPGEVLIKDGKIVYVGEQADVSLGEEDTVIDANGLWVMPGIIEAHCHIGISEEKEGQEQDDCNETTLPITPYIRALDAVNPMDAAFHNAIQAGITSVMVGPGSSNVVGGQFLFMKTHGRVIDDMVIKEPAAMKVAFGENPKKAYKDLNTPPASRMTIAAMLREELFLAKQYQQKKEKSKDVEGFEEDFRLEAWLPVLKGEIPLKAHVHRADDILTAIRIAKEYHLKLTLDHCSEGHIIADEIKNSGYPAIIGPGMSCRNKLEIKNVDFKTPGVLAQKGVKVAITTDHPVTLIQYLPICAGLAAKKGLGVEEGLKAITINAAEICQVDSRVGSLEAGKDADIAIFTGNPMEVFTHTVYTIIDGAVVYQWSDEDNNND from the coding sequence ATGCTGTTAATCAAGAATGGTAAGATACTTACGATGGCAGGAAAGACCTATGAACCAGGAGAGGTTTTAATAAAGGATGGAAAGATAGTTTATGTTGGAGAGCAGGCAGATGTATCTCTAGGAGAAGAAGATACAGTTATTGATGCAAATGGGTTATGGGTAATGCCAGGTATTATTGAAGCCCATTGCCATATCGGTATTTCAGAGGAAAAGGAAGGGCAGGAGCAGGATGACTGCAATGAAACAACACTTCCGATCACTCCTTATATCCGTGCACTGGACGCCGTAAATCCAATGGATGCTGCTTTTCACAATGCGATTCAGGCAGGAATTACTTCCGTTATGGTAGGGCCGGGGAGCAGCAATGTCGTCGGAGGACAGTTTTTATTTATGAAGACCCATGGAAGAGTCATTGATGATATGGTAATAAAAGAACCGGCAGCCATGAAAGTAGCTTTTGGTGAGAATCCAAAGAAAGCTTATAAAGATTTGAATACGCCGCCAGCCTCCAGAATGACCATTGCGGCTATGCTTCGGGAGGAATTATTTCTCGCAAAGCAGTATCAGCAGAAGAAAGAGAAGAGCAAAGACGTTGAAGGCTTTGAGGAAGATTTTCGCCTAGAAGCTTGGCTTCCCGTATTAAAGGGAGAGATTCCTCTAAAGGCCCATGTTCACAGAGCCGATGATATTCTCACCGCCATCCGTATTGCAAAAGAATATCATCTTAAGCTGACTCTGGATCACTGCTCAGAAGGGCATATTATAGCAGATGAGATTAAAAATAGCGGTTATCCCGCCATTATAGGACCCGGGATGTCCTGCAGAAATAAGCTTGAGATCAAGAATGTGGACTTTAAGACACCGGGAGTCCTGGCCCAAAAAGGGGTAAAGGTAGCCATAACAACGGATCATCCGGTTACACTGATTCAATATCTGCCTATTTGCGCCGGCCTTGCAGCTAAAAAAGGACTTGGTGTAGAAGAGGGCCTGAAAGCAATCACAATAAATGCTGCCGAGATCTGTCAGGTCGATAGCCGGGTCGGAAGTCTGGAAGCCGGAAAAGATGCGGATATCGCAATCTTTACAGGGAATCCCATGGAAGTCTTTACGCATACGGTTTATACCATTATAGATGGAGCGGTGGTCTATCAATGGAGCGATGAAGATAATAACAACGATTGA
- a CDS encoding MarR family winged helix-turn-helix transcriptional regulator, which translates to MDNKKECSLSKVCGDTEQEGREELLAELRKCGRFLYHKFGGRHGQGKILRILAEKEELSQKELQDMLGIQSGSISEIINKLERRGLLYRVKDEADKRMTKLHITEEGFEELKEIEQRVVPGTEELFEVLKKEEQETLAELVKKLNVSWELKYSMQGERIKDETIQ; encoded by the coding sequence ATGGACAATAAGAAAGAATGCAGCCTCAGTAAAGTCTGTGGTGATACGGAGCAAGAGGGCAGGGAAGAATTACTGGCAGAACTGCGCAAATGCGGACGTTTTCTTTATCATAAGTTCGGAGGGCGGCACGGACAGGGAAAGATTCTTAGAATATTAGCGGAAAAAGAAGAACTAAGCCAGAAGGAGCTGCAAGATATGTTAGGAATCCAATCCGGTTCCATCAGTGAGATTATTAATAAACTGGAACGAAGAGGTCTTTTATACCGGGTAAAGGACGAAGCTGATAAGCGGATGACAAAGCTCCATATTACAGAAGAGGGCTTTGAAGAGCTTAAGGAAATCGAACAGAGAGTAGTACCTGGCACCGAAGAACTCTTTGAAGTGTTAAAGAAAGAGGAACAGGAAACTCTGGCAGAACTGGTAAAGAAACTGAACGTTAGCTGGGAATTAAAATATAGTATGCAAGGAGAACGGATAAAAGATGAAACTATACAGTAG
- a CDS encoding AAA family ATPase produces MEYLTGFHLPSQYEMDVYRYTSAYPFGVFYFKELNHISFDRITIFYGGNGCGKSSLLNLISEKLELPRRTTVDRTGEFLDFVKMCDYSLNREEGIKRIPEGSKIITSEDIIEGILNQRRENKETGRKREETYEEYRSLKFGDFQFTSMKDYDTLRKVNQARSKTATKYIKNTAGEKTREYSNGENALRFFDKELVPGKLYLLDEPENSLSPKYQYELTKLLFDLGRFFDVQFIIATHSPFLLSIEGARIYNLDEEPVEIRRWEELESIRFYHDFFKKREHLF; encoded by the coding sequence ATGGAATACCTTACCGGATTCCATCTGCCCAGCCAGTATGAAATGGATGTTTATCGTTATACCTCTGCTTACCCTTTTGGTGTATTTTATTTTAAAGAATTAAATCATATATCTTTTGATAGGATTACCATATTTTATGGCGGGAATGGATGCGGAAAATCAAGTCTGCTGAACCTGATTTCCGAAAAACTGGAATTACCAAGGAGAACCACAGTAGACCGTACCGGTGAATTCCTGGACTTTGTTAAGATGTGCGATTACAGTCTGAATAGGGAAGAGGGAATCAAGCGAATTCCGGAGGGCAGTAAGATTATAACCAGTGAAGATATTATTGAGGGGATTCTAAATCAAAGGAGAGAGAATAAGGAGACCGGAAGAAAGAGAGAAGAAACCTATGAAGAATATAGAAGCTTAAAGTTTGGAGATTTTCAATTTACTTCTATGAAGGATTATGACACCTTGAGGAAGGTTAATCAGGCCAGGTCAAAAACTGCAACAAAGTATATTAAAAATACTGCGGGTGAAAAGACCAGGGAGTATTCCAATGGTGAAAATGCTCTGCGATTTTTTGATAAGGAGCTTGTTCCCGGCAAGTTATATCTCTTAGATGAACCGGAAAATAGCTTATCACCTAAATATCAATATGAGCTTACGAAGCTGCTTTTTGATCTGGGAAGATTCTTTGATGTACAATTTATTATAGCTACTCATTCACCATTTCTTCTGTCTATAGAAGGAGCAAGAATTTATAATCTGGATGAAGAGCCTGTTGAAATCAGAAGGTGGGAAGAGTTAGAAAGTATCCGGTTTTACCATGATTTTTTTAAGAAGCGAGAACATTTATTTTAG
- a CDS encoding zinc ribbon domain-containing protein, translating to MKICISCGMPMTKKSDYPLEDENKDFCIHCAKPDGTLQSYEEKLEGTVRFLIRTQGIDETAAHELAIRTLKKMPAWETAGDL from the coding sequence ATGAAAATCTGTATTTCCTGTGGTATGCCAATGACCAAAAAAAGTGATTACCCCCTGGAGGATGAGAATAAGGATTTTTGCATCCATTGTGCTAAGCCAGACGGAACACTGCAATCCTATGAGGAAAAACTGGAAGGTACGGTTAGATTTCTTATTCGTACACAAGGAATCGATGAAACTGCTGCTCATGAACTGGCAATCCGAACCCTGAAGAAGATGCCGGCATGGGAAACTGCCGGTGATTTATAG
- a CDS encoding ABC transporter ATP-binding protein codes for MKLYSRYFNRYKIPFLIAICCVTLEAVCDLLGPTLMSHIINNGIESGSLDKVYYWGFRMLLVTLIGAVFAVTRNNLASFVSQRMGADLRTDLFTKIMSFSEESVDKIESGSLITRMTNDTSQIVQFVNGIMRIFLKAPITCIGSIILASMLNLRLSIIIYSVVAVVAILITISMKLSYQRFYQLQKAMDRINTRVQEYLLGIRLVKAFGTYDKETREFEEANQNLMQKGVSSLLVITVISPLLSLFVGFGTVAVIYIGSRLFTLNMANAGDITAFTIYMAQILSSLLMITNVFNMFVRTKASTIRIREIFECDEDFKKSGMKEELSGDIVFHNVTFAYPGGSGVPAVKNLSFTVKKGESLAIIGPTGSGKSTIAWLLLRFYDTGEGNILINGINLKNLGVDEIRNEIAIVPQKPTLFSGTVKENIIWGNKNATAEEISLAAEQAEAEFITQMPEGFESSLGSGGVNFSGGQKQRISIARGLLKKSSVLLLDDATSALDAITEARVLRNLKERKEDQTVIIITQRCGTAMTADKVLVMENGIGVGFGTHAELIKSCQVYRDIYETQIESSKEA; via the coding sequence ATGAAACTATACAGTAGATACTTTAACCGATATAAAATTCCTTTTCTGATTGCAATTTGCTGTGTTACCTTAGAAGCTGTCTGTGATTTGCTGGGACCAACCCTGATGTCTCATATTATTAATAACGGCATTGAAAGCGGTTCCCTTGATAAGGTCTACTACTGGGGATTTCGAATGCTACTTGTAACACTCATAGGAGCTGTTTTTGCCGTCACCAGAAATAATCTTGCAAGCTTTGTTTCCCAAAGAATGGGTGCTGACCTGCGGACGGATCTGTTTACGAAGATTATGTCCTTCTCAGAGGAGAGTGTGGATAAGATTGAGAGCGGATCTTTGATAACCCGAATGACTAATGATACCTCCCAGATTGTACAATTTGTAAACGGAATTATGCGTATATTCCTAAAAGCCCCCATTACCTGTATTGGAAGTATTATACTTGCCAGTATGCTGAACCTTCGGTTAAGTATTATTATTTATAGTGTAGTAGCAGTGGTGGCTATCTTAATTACGATCAGTATGAAGTTAAGTTATCAGAGATTTTACCAATTACAAAAGGCTATGGACCGGATTAATACCAGGGTACAGGAATATTTGCTGGGAATACGTTTGGTAAAAGCCTTTGGTACATATGACAAAGAAACCAGAGAGTTTGAGGAAGCCAATCAAAACTTAATGCAGAAGGGAGTGTCCTCACTGCTTGTAATCACAGTGATTTCTCCGCTTCTATCACTTTTTGTAGGTTTTGGAACGGTAGCGGTGATATACATCGGCAGCAGACTTTTTACATTGAATATGGCCAATGCCGGAGACATTACAGCTTTTACGATCTATATGGCGCAGATTCTTTCTTCTCTTCTGATGATTACCAATGTGTTTAATATGTTTGTGCGAACCAAAGCTTCCACTATTAGAATCCGGGAAATATTTGAGTGTGATGAAGACTTTAAAAAGAGCGGTATGAAAGAGGAGTTGTCCGGAGATATTGTCTTTCATAATGTGACCTTTGCCTATCCGGGAGGCAGCGGGGTACCGGCAGTGAAGAACTTATCCTTTACGGTTAAGAAAGGTGAAAGTCTTGCTATTATAGGACCTACCGGCAGCGGAAAGTCTACTATTGCTTGGCTTTTGCTTCGATTTTATGACACTGGAGAGGGAAATATCTTAATTAATGGTATTAATCTAAAAAATCTAGGAGTAGATGAAATTCGCAACGAAATAGCAATCGTTCCCCAAAAACCCACCCTGTTCTCCGGAACGGTAAAGGAAAATATCATCTGGGGGAATAAGAATGCCACAGCAGAGGAGATATCACTTGCGGCAGAACAAGCGGAGGCTGAGTTTATCACCCAGATGCCGGAAGGATTCGAGAGCAGTTTAGGAAGCGGCGGAGTAAACTTTTCCGGGGGACAGAAGCAGAGAATTTCAATTGCCAGAGGACTTTTAAAGAAATCCTCCGTTCTGCTATTAGATGATGCCACCAGTGCGCTGGATGCTATAACAGAGGCCAGAGTACTGCGTAACTTAAAAGAACGCAAAGAGGATCAAACAGTAATCATTATTACCCAGCGCTGTGGTACGGCAATGACAGCTGATAAGGTACTGGTTATGGAAAATGGCATAGGTGTTGGCTTTGGAACCCATGCAGAACTTATAAAGTCCTGCCAGGTATACCGTGACATCTACGAAACTCAGATTGAAAGCAGCAAGGAGGCTTAA